Proteins from one Synergistaceae bacterium genomic window:
- a CDS encoding bifunctional chorismate mutase/prephenate dehydratase, with protein sequence ASCAELYGLDSLINSVQDFGGNYTRFICISKKMEIYPGSDKTSVMVTLPHRPGSLYHALSSLSALGVNHTKLESRPLPDSDFEFMFYFDFSISVYSENFKQMLIRIEESSKTLKYLGSYSEVV encoded by the coding sequence CTGCTTCTTGTGCCGAGCTTTACGGATTGGATTCCCTTATTAATTCCGTACAGGATTTCGGCGGCAATTATACTAGATTTATCTGCATTTCAAAGAAAATGGAGATTTATCCTGGTTCAGACAAAACCAGTGTAATGGTAACGCTTCCACACAGACCGGGCTCCCTTTATCATGCCCTTTCAAGCTTGTCTGCTTTAGGAGTTAACCATACTAAGCTTGAGAGTAGACCTTTGCCGGATAGCGATTTTGAATTTATGTTTTACTTTGACTTTTCAATTTCAGTTTACTCGGAGAATTTTAAGCAGATGTTAATAAGAATTGAAGAGAGCAGCAAAACATTGAAATATCTGGGAAGTTACTCAGAGGTCGTGTAA